In a single window of the Bacteroidota bacterium genome:
- the hpt gene encoding hypoxanthine phosphoribosyltransferase: MTNTITIHNKKFKRFISSRKIQNAIEKIAERINKDFKNEKPVFLSVLNGSFLFTADLLKKVKIECEISFTKISSYSGTQSTGIVNTLIGISEDLKGRTVVILEDIVDSGNTLEKIISELQKHNPKKIKIATLLFKPDAYKKKIKLDYIGINMPNDFLVGYGLDYDGLGRNLSDIYILKS; this comes from the coding sequence ATGACAAATACAATTACAATACATAATAAAAAATTCAAAAGATTTATTTCTTCCCGGAAGATTCAGAATGCTATTGAAAAGATTGCGGAAAGAATAAATAAAGACTTTAAGAATGAGAAGCCGGTTTTTCTTTCTGTGCTCAATGGTTCTTTTCTCTTCACCGCTGATTTGCTGAAGAAGGTGAAAATTGAATGTGAAATTTCTTTTACTAAGATTTCTTCTTACTCAGGAACCCAGTCCACAGGAATTGTGAATACGCTGATTGGAATAAGTGAAGACCTGAAGGGCAGAACAGTGGTTATTCTTGAAGATATTGTTGATTCTGGAAATACGCTTGAAAAAATAATTTCCGAATTGCAAAAACATAATCCAAAGAAAATAAAAATTGCCACTTTGCTTTTCAAACCCGATGCGTACAAAAAGAAAATCAAGCTTGATTATATAGGCATCAATATGCCGAATGATTTTCTGGTCGGTTATGGTTTGGACTATGATGGCTTGGGAAGAAATTTATCCGACATTTATATTCTTAAATCATAA
- the ggt gene encoding gamma-glutamyltransferase — translation MVVSAHPEASKAGADVLKKGGNAVDAAVAVQFALSVVYPNAGNIGGGGFMVVRMNNGEINSLDFREKAPMKATRDMYLDNDGNIVPNLSTQGLLSVGVPGSVDGMVRAHEKYGKLPWKELLQPAIDLAEQGFSITHRQADEFNSMKKDFIKWNKDYQVSLLKNDTADWKKGDTLIQKELAETLKLIRDYGREGFYSGKTAANIVKEMQQGDGIISFDDLKNYQSVWRTPLVGWYEDYKIISMPPPSSGGIALVQLLNIIENSPLKDWGWNKEKTVHLMVEAEKRVFADRAEYLGDPDFISVPVKQLLDSLYLISRMKDFNPDKATLSSEISAGDLLPSLKGEGLGVRSEKEQTTHFSIVDKWKNAVAVTTTLNGSYGTLVFVPGSGFLLNNEMDDFSAKPGVPNAYGLVGADANAIAPGKRMLSSMTPTIMEKDGKLFMVVGTPGGSTIITSVFQTILNVVEHGMTMQEAVNAKKFHHQWKPDAIYVEKDAVDSLAVFALEKKGHHFVKRNPIGRTDAILILPNGKSEGGADARGDDKSAGY, via the coding sequence ATGGTTGTGAGCGCTCATCCTGAAGCTTCAAAAGCTGGCGCTGATGTTCTGAAGAAAGGTGGAAATGCTGTTGATGCCGCGGTGGCTGTTCAGTTCGCACTCTCTGTTGTTTACCCGAATGCCGGAAATATTGGAGGCGGTGGTTTTATGGTTGTGCGGATGAATAACGGAGAAATAAACTCACTCGACTTCCGCGAAAAAGCTCCGATGAAAGCAACTCGCGATATGTATTTAGATAATGATGGAAATATTGTGCCGAACTTGAGTACGCAAGGATTGCTTTCTGTTGGAGTTCCAGGTTCGGTGGATGGAATGGTTCGGGCACATGAGAAATATGGAAAACTCCCTTGGAAAGAGTTGCTTCAGCCAGCAATTGATTTAGCCGAACAAGGATTTTCAATCACGCACCGACAAGCGGATGAATTCAATAGCATGAAGAAAGATTTTATAAAATGGAATAAAGACTATCAGGTTTCATTATTAAAAAATGATACCGCTGATTGGAAAAAAGGAGATACGCTTATTCAAAAAGAACTTGCTGAAACATTAAAGTTGATTCGTGATTACGGACGTGAAGGATTCTATTCAGGAAAAACTGCTGCGAACATTGTTAAAGAAATGCAACAAGGTGATGGAATTATTTCTTTCGATGATTTGAAAAATTATCAAAGTGTTTGGAGAACTCCGCTTGTTGGCTGGTATGAGGACTATAAAATTATTTCCATGCCGCCTCCTTCCAGCGGAGGAATTGCACTTGTACAATTGCTGAACATAATAGAGAATTCCCCCTTGAAAGACTGGGGTTGGAACAAAGAGAAAACGGTTCATCTCATGGTCGAAGCTGAGAAAAGAGTTTTTGCTGACCGCGCAGAATATCTTGGCGATCCGGATTTTATTTCTGTCCCTGTAAAACAATTACTTGATTCGCTCTATCTTATTTCCCGTATGAAAGATTTTAATCCTGATAAAGCAACTCTGAGTTCAGAAATTTCTGCTGGGGATTTACTCCCCTCTCTTAAAGGAGAGGGGTTGGGGGTGAGGTCTGAAAAAGAACAGACCACTCATTTTTCCATAGTGGATAAATGGAAAAATGCTGTTGCTGTTACCACCACATTGAATGGCAGTTACGGTACTTTGGTTTTTGTTCCCGGTTCCGGATTTTTACTGAACAATGAGATGGATGATTTCAGCGCGAAGCCGGGAGTTCCTAACGCATACGGACTTGTGGGCGCTGACGCGAATGCCATCGCACCCGGAAAAAGAATGCTGAGTTCCATGACTCCGACTATTATGGAGAAGGATGGAAAACTTTTTATGGTGGTTGGAACTCCCGGTGGTTCAACCATAATCACTTCTGTGTTTCAGACTATTCTGAATGTGGTTGAACACGGTATGACGATGCAAGAGGCGGTGAATGCGAAAAAGTTCCATCATCAATGGAAGCCTGATGCTATTTATGTGGAGAAAGACGCGGTAGATAGTCTGGCTGTTTTTGCTCTTGAGAAAAAGGGACATCATTTTGTTAAGAGAAATCCAATCGGCAGAACAGATGCAATATTAATTTTGCCGAACGGAAAATCAGAAGGTGGCGCTGATGCGAGAGGAGATGATAAATCTGCCGGTTATTAA
- the purE gene encoding 5-(carboxyamino)imidazole ribonucleotide mutase, producing the protein MNPKVSIIMGSTSDWPVMQEAAKILDQFKIPFEVNALSAHRVPEQVAEFGKNASSRGVKVIIAGAGGAAHLPGVIAAFTICPVIGVPCKSTISLDGWDSLLSIVQMPPGVPVATVGVDGGQNAGILAVQILAAGDEKLSAELKTFKEKLKEKVLKANAELKQHKFGSRTN; encoded by the coding sequence ATGAATCCAAAAGTTTCAATCATAATGGGCAGCACAAGCGATTGGCCTGTGATGCAGGAAGCCGCAAAAATTCTTGACCAGTTCAAAATTCCTTTTGAGGTGAATGCACTCTCGGCTCATAGAGTTCCTGAACAGGTTGCTGAGTTTGGAAAAAACGCTTCTTCGCGCGGAGTGAAAGTAATTATCGCGGGCGCAGGCGGTGCTGCACATCTTCCAGGAGTGATTGCCGCTTTCACCATCTGCCCTGTGATTGGCGTGCCGTGCAAATCAACTATTTCGCTGGACGGATGGGATTCTCTTCTTTCGATTGTGCAGATGCCTCCGGGTGTTCCTGTCGCTACGGTTGGAGTGGATGGTGGACAAAACGCGGGCATCCTCGCTGTTCAGATTCTCGCTGCAGGCGATGAAAAACTTTCTGCTGAACTGAAAACATTCAAAGAAAAGCTGAAAGAAAAAGTTCTGAAAGCTAACGCGGAACTGAAGCAGCATAAGTTCGGCAGCAGAACCAATTAA
- a CDS encoding tetratricopeptide repeat protein, with product MKLFSTSFLIILFSSGSIITSFGQSSSSIDSLGQKLNTLPEDTSKVNALNDIAFKLRNNKPDQAFQYASQALAIAEKHHYTYGIADALKIMGTTQHYKGNYGEAIGYFLKSLKIFEELCKTSSNEKSIRAAKKGMASVYNNMGLVYYAQNNNEKAIENYANAMNLKEELGDKAGVASTLSNLGLMYYDMKQYEKAIEYINKALKIHKEFGNQMGVAASYSLLGDVYDVMENFETAMKYFLDALAIHEKLEVKYGIAANLTSIGVAQIHLKKYHEAIETLNNAFDLSKEMGSKEGTSECYQGLSRAYFNLNDFKRAYEYHKLYSETKDSLLNEESSRQIAEMQTKYETEKKEQQIHLLNKEGELQKSEVRRQKIIIWSVVSGLLIVVVLSLFIIKERRKSEKLLLNILPAETAKELKANGKAKAKQYEQVTVMFTDFKGFTTIAEKLSAEELVSELDFLFKKFDEIIYKYPIEKIKTIGDAYMCAGGLPTANNTNAMDVVKAAMEIQEFMQNGLQSTVYGLQLKDNRKQETVDWKLRIGIHTGPVTAGVVGDKKFAYDIWGDTVNTASRMESSGEAGKINISGATYLALKESPLLPLLKGESASGGFAFTHRGKIPAKNKGEIEMYFVEQIV from the coding sequence ATGAAACTTTTTTCAACTTCATTTCTTATTATTCTTTTCTCTTCCGGTTCAATTATTACTTCTTTCGGGCAATCATCATCTTCAATAGATTCGCTCGGACAAAAACTCAACACACTTCCTGAGGATACAAGCAAAGTTAATGCGCTCAATGACATTGCATTTAAATTAAGAAATAATAAACCCGATCAGGCTTTTCAATATGCAAGCCAGGCGCTCGCCATAGCGGAAAAGCATCACTATACATACGGCATTGCCGATGCGTTGAAAATCATGGGGACGACTCAGCATTACAAAGGGAATTACGGAGAAGCCATTGGTTATTTTCTGAAATCATTAAAAATATTTGAAGAGTTGTGTAAAACTTCATCAAACGAAAAAAGTATAAGAGCCGCCAAAAAAGGAATGGCATCTGTTTACAATAACATGGGATTGGTTTATTATGCTCAGAACAACAACGAAAAAGCAATTGAAAATTATGCAAACGCGATGAATCTCAAAGAAGAACTTGGCGACAAAGCAGGAGTTGCGTCCACACTAAGCAACCTCGGATTAATGTACTATGACATGAAGCAATACGAGAAAGCCATTGAATATATAAACAAGGCATTAAAAATTCATAAAGAGTTTGGCAATCAAATGGGCGTGGCTGCTTCCTATTCCCTTCTGGGAGATGTTTATGACGTGATGGAAAATTTTGAAACGGCTATGAAATATTTTCTGGATGCATTGGCTATACACGAAAAACTTGAAGTCAAATACGGAATTGCCGCGAACCTGACGAGCATAGGTGTCGCACAGATTCATTTAAAAAAATATCACGAAGCAATTGAAACCCTCAACAACGCATTTGATCTGTCAAAAGAAATGGGTTCAAAAGAAGGCACGAGTGAATGTTATCAGGGATTATCCAGGGCATATTTCAATTTAAATGATTTCAAGCGGGCTTATGAATACCACAAACTGTATTCCGAAACAAAAGATTCTCTTTTAAACGAAGAAAGCAGCAGACAGATTGCCGAAATGCAAACCAAATATGAAACCGAAAAGAAAGAACAGCAGATTCATTTACTGAATAAAGAAGGCGAATTGCAGAAGTCAGAAGTCAGAAGACAAAAGATAATTATCTGGTCAGTGGTCAGTGGATTGCTGATAGTGGTTGTTCTATCGCTGTTTATAATCAAGGAAAGAAGAAAGAGCGAAAAGCTTTTGCTGAATATTCTTCCTGCTGAAACAGCAAAAGAATTAAAAGCAAATGGAAAAGCAAAAGCAAAACAGTACGAACAAGTAACAGTGATGTTCACTGATTTTAAAGGATTCACAACGATTGCTGAAAAATTATCGGCAGAAGAATTGGTAAGTGAATTAGATTTTCTGTTTAAGAAGTTTGATGAAATAATTTATAAGTATCCAATCGAAAAAATAAAAACTATTGGCGATGCATATATGTGTGCTGGAGGGCTTCCAACGGCAAACAACACAAATGCAATGGATGTTGTGAAGGCAGCGATGGAGATTCAGGAGTTTATGCAAAACGGTTTACAGTCTACGGTCTACGGTTTACAGTTAAAAGACAACCGCAAACAGGAAACTGTAGACTGGAAACTTAGGATAGGCATTCACACAGGTCCGGTTACCGCAGGAGTGGTTGGCGATAAAAAATTCGCTTACGATATTTGGGGAGATACAGTAAATACAGCAAGCAGAATGGAATCGAGCGGAGAAGCAGGAAAAATAAATATTTCGGGCGCAACTTATCTTGCATTGAAAGAATCTCCCTTACTCCCCCTTTTAAAGGGGGAAAGCGCATCAGGGGGATTTGCATTTACCCATCGCGGAAAAATTCCCGCCAAAAATAAAGGAGAGATTGAAATGTATTTTGTTGAGCAGATAGTATGA
- a CDS encoding alpha/beta fold hydrolase, with translation MKLHYRKSGQGKPLFILHGLFGMSDNWVTVGKILSPSPTLPIREGEKNISVYLIDLRNHGKSPHSAEWAYSSMANDILELMKEEKLDTINLIGHSLGGKVAMQFASMYPEKLEKLIVVDMSPKDLHPKVFDFVKLLPSIKLAGMKSRKEAEGKLSSIIKEKEVVQLLLKNLYWNDANKLEWKFNLEAIVKNMHTIGNTFSLKEKIEIPALFIRGEKSNYITDKDVHEIKKIFPHSEFKTIKGAGHWVHADKPMEFAKAVRDFC, from the coding sequence ATGAAACTTCATTACAGAAAATCAGGACAAGGAAAACCGCTTTTCATTCTTCATGGATTATTCGGCATGTCGGATAACTGGGTAACGGTTGGAAAAATTCTAAGCCCCTCCCCGACCCTCCCCATTAGGGAGGGAGAAAAAAACATTTCAGTATATTTAATTGACCTCCGCAATCATGGCAAATCTCCGCATAGTGCGGAATGGGCTTATTCTTCTATGGCAAATGATATTTTAGAATTAATGAAAGAAGAAAAACTTGATACAATAAATTTAATAGGTCATTCGCTTGGGGGAAAGGTGGCGATGCAGTTTGCATCTATGTATCCTGAGAAATTAGAGAAGCTGATTGTGGTAGATATGTCGCCAAAAGACCTTCACCCGAAAGTATTTGATTTTGTAAAGCTGCTGCCATCAATCAAACTCGCTGGAATGAAATCAAGAAAAGAAGCGGAAGGAAAACTCTCATCAATTATCAAAGAGAAAGAAGTGGTTCAATTGCTTTTAAAAAATCTCTATTGGAATGATGCAAATAAACTGGAATGGAAATTCAACCTGGAAGCAATTGTAAAAAATATGCATACCATAGGAAACACGTTCAGTTTAAAAGAAAAGATTGAAATACCTGCCCTGTTCATACGAGGCGAGAAATCAAATTACATTACGGATAAAGATGTTCATGAAATAAAAAAAATATTCCCCCACTCAGAATTTAAAACCATTAAAGGTGCCGGACATTGGGTGCATGCCGATAAGCCGATGGAGTTTGCAAAAGCTGTTAGAGATTTTTGTTAA
- a CDS encoding ATP-binding cassette domain-containing protein, which translates to MKRFLHILSYVRGYWSYGVLNIIFNILSVVFSLFSLSMIAPFLNLLFLKQTDEYATILAKGVPELKASANSLIDNFNYYLSQIIMDKGKLNALIFICFLVVAIIFLKNVFRYFGMYFMANVRNGVVKDLRNAMYKKVLALPLSYYSNERKGDLMSRMTTDVTEIEWSVMQSIEMVFRNPINIIILLSSMIYMSPKLTLIVLVLIPIPAVLIGLVASSLRRTSVKSKTRLGLLFSMIEETLGGLRIIKAFNGELFMNKKFVQENNFYTQTMIRMYRKVDLSSPLSEFLGASILMALVYLGGKLVLDESLEASTFITYIAVFYQVIAPSKELTQAFYAIQRGLASAERIEKIVKAEEAIKEVSSPVTLSTFNNEIEFRNVSFSYTRGDTGYVLKDINLKVPKGKTVALVGQSGSGKSTLADMLPRFYDPDKGEILIDGISIRDLKITSLRDLMGIVTQESILFNDTVANNIAFGAPPPPEGGKTGGGISEFPLRGIEGAAKIANAHDFIMQMPEKYQTNIGDRGNKLSGGQRQRIAIARAVLKNPPILILDEATSALDSESERLVQDALNQLLKGRTSVVIAHRLSTIQHADEIIVLQRGEIAERGTHNDLLSNGGVYKKLYDMQVFV; encoded by the coding sequence ATGAAAAGATTCCTTCATATTCTCAGCTATGTCCGCGGTTACTGGAGCTATGGAGTTCTGAATATTATCTTTAATATTCTCTCGGTTGTTTTTTCTCTTTTCTCTCTCTCCATGATTGCTCCGTTCCTTAATCTTCTTTTCCTTAAGCAGACGGATGAGTATGCAACCATTCTTGCTAAAGGAGTTCCCGAATTAAAAGCATCTGCCAATTCTCTCATAGATAATTTCAATTATTATCTCTCTCAAATAATAATGGATAAAGGAAAACTGAACGCGCTGATCTTTATCTGCTTCCTGGTGGTTGCGATTATTTTTCTGAAAAATGTTTTCCGCTATTTCGGAATGTATTTCATGGCGAATGTGCGCAACGGAGTGGTGAAGGATCTGAGAAATGCCATGTACAAAAAAGTTCTCGCGCTTCCGCTTTCCTATTATTCCAACGAACGCAAAGGCGATCTGATGTCGCGCATGACCACCGATGTAACAGAAATAGAATGGAGCGTGATGCAATCCATCGAAATGGTTTTTAGAAACCCAATCAATATTATTATTCTGCTTTCAAGCATGATTTATATGAGTCCGAAGCTTACGCTGATAGTGCTGGTGCTGATTCCGATCCCTGCAGTGCTGATTGGATTGGTGGCAAGCAGTTTGCGAAGAACATCGGTGAAAAGCAAAACAAGATTGGGACTTTTATTTTCCATGATTGAAGAAACGCTTGGCGGACTCCGCATCATCAAAGCGTTTAACGGAGAACTATTCATGAATAAAAAATTCGTGCAGGAAAATAATTTCTACACGCAAACGATGATTCGCATGTACCGAAAGGTTGATCTGTCATCCCCGCTCAGCGAATTCCTTGGCGCTTCCATATTGATGGCATTGGTTTATCTCGGTGGAAAACTGGTTTTGGATGAATCGCTTGAAGCATCCACCTTCATTACTTACATCGCAGTTTTTTACCAGGTGATTGCTCCTTCGAAAGAACTCACGCAGGCATTTTACGCCATCCAGCGCGGACTGGCTTCAGCAGAGCGCATAGAAAAAATTGTGAAAGCGGAAGAAGCCATTAAAGAAGTTTCATCTCCTGTTACACTTTCCACTTTCAATAATGAAATTGAATTCAGAAATGTTTCTTTCTCCTATACGCGTGGTGATACAGGATATGTTCTGAAAGACATCAACCTGAAAGTCCCGAAAGGGAAAACCGTTGCGCTGGTCGGTCAAAGCGGCTCAGGAAAATCTACACTGGCAGACATGCTCCCGCGTTTTTATGACCCCGACAAAGGCGAAATTCTCATAGACGGAATTTCAATCAGGGATTTGAAAATTACTTCGCTCCGCGATCTGATGGGAATAGTTACGCAGGAATCTATTTTGTTTAATGATACAGTGGCAAATAACATAGCATTCGGAGCCCCCCCTCCCCCCGAAGGGGGGAAAACAGGTGGTGGAATTTCTGAATTCCCCCTTCGGGGGATTGAGGGGGCTGCCAAAATTGCCAACGCCCACGATTTCATCATGCAGATGCCTGAAAAGTACCAGACCAACATTGGAGACAGAGGAAATAAATTATCAGGAGGACAAAGACAACGGATTGCCATTGCGCGCGCGGTTCTGAAAAACCCTCCCATACTCATATTAGATGAAGCCACTTCCGCGCTCGACAGCGAATCAGAACGCCTGGTGCAGGATGCGTTGAATCAACTGCTGAAAGGAAGAACTTCTGTTGTAATTGCGCACCGCCTCTCCACCATACAACATGCCGATGAAATAATTGTTTTGCAGCGCGGAGAAATTGCTGAGCGCGGTACGCACAATGATTTGCTTTCCAATGGGGGAGTGTACAAGAAGTTGTATGATATGCAGGTCTTTGTTTAG
- the rbfA gene encoding 30S ribosome-binding factor RbfA, whose protein sequence is MATLRQNKVSSLIQKEIADIFQKEMKNAFGSGLITVTYVFMSPDLSFAKTYLSIFGAKDKEKTLDAVRKQVKEIRNFLGKRVGKQLRVVPEIAFFIDESADYAEKIDKLFVKIADAGSSNELDEAYTKKKKK, encoded by the coding sequence ATGGCGACACTCAGGCAAAATAAAGTTTCAAGTTTAATTCAAAAAGAGATTGCCGATATTTTTCAGAAGGAAATGAAAAATGCTTTCGGCTCCGGCTTGATTACAGTTACTTATGTTTTTATGAGTCCCGATTTATCATTTGCTAAAACTTACCTGAGCATATTCGGGGCGAAAGACAAAGAAAAAACTTTGGATGCAGTAAGGAAACAGGTTAAAGAAATAAGAAATTTTTTAGGAAAGCGTGTGGGAAAACAACTTAGGGTTGTACCTGAAATTGCTTTCTTCATAGATGAATCGGCTGACTATGCAGAAAAAATCGACAAGCTATTTGTAAAAATTGCCGATGCCGGATCTTCAAACGAACTGGATGAAGCGTATACCAAAAAGAAGAAGAAATAA